A single genomic interval of Burkholderia cepacia ATCC 25416 harbors:
- a CDS encoding tetratricopeptide repeat protein, which produces MDDPTDILIPLLPPFLALLGQAADAQARGEAAAHDLWLAAAAHLHAVDADALAQLTGALLTRQRTADAVALAECAARVQPGATAYFNLGYALQMAGRHADAVAPYRAALALDAERPSLRNNLAIALRLSGSDRAEEIALLDAAVRADPRDVQAWINLVVARIATHDLDGALACAARLVELAPDNALAMNNVAMAMKEAQRWDDAERCAARACELAPDDASYRFNLAIIQLVRGNHAAGWRGHEARWDGAGELRGRRPVLPGPRWQGEPLAGKTLLVWGEQGLGDVLQFCRFVAPLAERVHREGGRLIWNTFPQVGTLMQRSLGAHADAFSAGGGVDVLPAFDYEIPLIGLPLMLGMEASTLASSVPYLHTDPLARDAWRARLAGDSRLKVGLVWTGSAGHQRNPFRRVGLERYADAFRGIDGVAFHSLQPGAQADVAAARAAGFAIEDFTAELTSFDDTAAFIGALDLVITVCTSVAHLAGALGARTWVLLDVNPHWPWLLERTDSPWYPTATLYRQPAFGAWEPVMEKVSRDLRRLSAQPVQAAVSAESARQG; this is translated from the coding sequence ATGGACGATCCGACCGACATCCTCATTCCGCTGCTTCCGCCCTTCCTCGCGCTGCTCGGGCAGGCCGCCGACGCGCAGGCGCGCGGCGAGGCCGCCGCGCACGATCTGTGGCTGGCCGCCGCCGCGCACCTGCATGCGGTCGACGCCGATGCGCTCGCGCAGCTCACCGGCGCGCTCCTCACGCGGCAGCGCACGGCCGATGCGGTCGCGCTCGCCGAATGCGCGGCGCGCGTGCAGCCGGGCGCGACCGCGTACTTCAATCTCGGCTACGCGCTGCAGATGGCGGGTCGTCACGCGGACGCCGTGGCGCCGTATCGCGCGGCGCTGGCGCTCGACGCCGAGCGGCCGTCGCTGCGCAACAACCTCGCGATCGCGCTGCGGCTGTCGGGCAGCGACCGCGCGGAGGAGATCGCGCTGCTCGACGCGGCCGTGCGCGCCGATCCGCGCGACGTGCAGGCATGGATCAACCTCGTCGTCGCGCGGATCGCGACGCACGACCTGGACGGCGCGCTCGCGTGCGCCGCGCGGCTCGTGGAGCTCGCGCCCGACAACGCGCTCGCGATGAACAACGTCGCGATGGCGATGAAGGAGGCGCAGCGCTGGGACGATGCCGAGCGCTGCGCGGCGCGCGCGTGCGAGCTGGCGCCCGACGACGCGTCCTACCGTTTCAACCTGGCGATCATCCAGCTCGTGCGCGGCAACCATGCGGCCGGCTGGCGCGGCCACGAGGCGCGCTGGGACGGCGCGGGCGAGTTGCGCGGCCGCCGGCCGGTGCTGCCGGGCCCGCGCTGGCAGGGCGAGCCGCTCGCCGGCAAGACGCTGCTCGTGTGGGGCGAGCAGGGGCTCGGCGACGTGCTGCAGTTCTGCCGCTTCGTCGCGCCGCTCGCCGAGCGCGTGCATCGCGAGGGCGGCCGGCTCATATGGAACACGTTCCCGCAGGTGGGCACGCTGATGCAGCGCAGCCTCGGCGCGCATGCGGATGCGTTCAGCGCGGGCGGCGGCGTCGACGTGCTGCCCGCCTTCGATTACGAAATACCGCTGATCGGCCTGCCGCTGATGCTCGGCATGGAAGCGTCGACGCTCGCGTCGTCGGTGCCGTACCTGCATACCGATCCGCTCGCGCGCGACGCGTGGCGCGCGCGGCTCGCGGGCGACAGCCGGCTGAAGGTCGGGCTCGTGTGGACCGGCAGCGCGGGGCACCAGCGCAATCCGTTCCGGCGCGTCGGGCTCGAGCGTTATGCCGACGCGTTCCGCGGGATCGACGGCGTCGCGTTTCATTCGCTGCAGCCGGGTGCGCAGGCGGATGTCGCGGCGGCGCGCGCGGCCGGCTTCGCGATCGAGGACTTCACGGCGGAACTGACGAGCTTCGACGATACGGCCGCGTTCATCGGCGCGCTGGATCTGGTGATCACCGTGTGCACGTCGGTCGCGCACCTGGCGGGCGCGCTCGGCGCGCGCACGTGGGTGCTGCTCGACGTGAATCCGCACTGGCCTTGGCTGCTCGAACGCACGGACAGTCCGTGGTACCCGACCGCGACACTGTACCGGCAGCCGGCGTTCGGCGCGTGGGAGCCGGTGATGGAGAAGGTGAGCCGCGACCTGCGGCGCCTTTCTGCGCAACCGGTTCAGGCGGCAGTGTCGGCGGAGTCGGCCCGGCAGGGCTGA